From the Candidatus Methanomethylicota archaeon genome, the window ATGGATCAATAGATGTAATACTAGATGCAGGTCCAACTAAAATTGGAGTGGAATCCACAGTCCTAGACTTAACAACAAAACCCCCACAAATACTTAGACCTGGAGGGGTAACATATGAAGAGTTAAAGGAGGTTTTGGGGGAGGTAATTGTACATGAAGTAGCAAAAGCCAGGGAGAGTGTACAATTGATTGAAGCAAGATCCCCCGGGATGAAGTATAGGCATTATGCACCAAAAGCTGAGTTAATAGTTGTAGAGGGGGAGACTAACAGAATTGTTAAAGAAATCAAGAAGCTAATTGAAGAATACTCTAAAATGGGGAAGAAGGTTGGGGTAATGGCTACAGATGAAACCATCGAGAATTATAAAGCTGGAATCGTTAAGAGTGTTGGGAGTAGATTAGATTTATCCACAATAGCAAGAAACCTATTCAGAATACTGAGGGAATTCGATGATGAGGGGGTTGAAGTAATCCTCGCCGAAGGAGTTCCAGAAGAGGGACTTGGATTAGCAATAATGAATAGACTTAGAAAAGCATCAGGCTACAAAATAATACATGCCAATTAAACCCTCCAGTCAACATCCTTTATAAGGTAAACAAGTAAAGATTATTT encodes:
- a CDS encoding threonylcarbamoyl-AMP synthase: MKTIVFKVDPENPEEEKISVAAEAIRRGGIVAFPTETVYGLGVDALNQEAVKRMYEVKGRPPDNPTIVHIAEFNDVYKLAVDVPEVAEELMRRFWPGPLTIVLKASKIVPRVTTGGLETVGIRMPKHKVALALIRASKTPIAAPSANIAGKPSPTTAQHVIQDFYGSIDVILDAGPTKIGVESTVLDLTTKPPQILRPGGVTYEELKEVLGEVIVHEVAKARESVQLIEARSPGMKYRHYAPKAELIVVEGETNRIVKEIKKLIEEYSKMGKKVGVMATDETIENYKAGIVKSVGSRLDLSTIARNLFRILREFDDEGVEVILAEGVPEEGLGLAIMNRLRKASGYKIIHAN